A genomic stretch from Oryzias latipes chromosome 24, ASM223467v1 includes:
- the LOC101158814 gene encoding transcriptional repressor protein YY1 isoform X1, translating into MASGDTLYIETDGSEMPAEIVELHEIEVETIPVETIETTVVGGDDDDDDEDEDGQPMIALQPLVTDDHSSIHHHHHHHHHQEVILVQTREEVVGGDDSDLHTDGGDGFEDQILIPVPAPGVEDEYIEQTLVAVAGKSSVGRMKRGGGAGGKKTGKKSYLSGADGGGRKWEQKQVQIKTLEGEFSVTMWASGDNKDIDHESVVEEQIVGENSPPDYSEYMTGKKLPPGGIPGIDLSDPKQLAEFARMKPRKIKEDDAPRTIACPHKGCTKMFRDNSAMRKHLHTHGPRVHVCAECGKAFVESSKLKRHQLVHTGEKPFQCTFEGCGKRFSLDFNLRTHVRIHTGDRPYVCPFDGCNKKFAQSTNLKSHILTHAKAKNNQ; encoded by the exons ATGGCATCCGGAGATACGCTGTACATCGAGACAGACGGCTCGGAGATGCCGGCCGAGATCGTGGAGCTCCACGAGATAGAAGTGGAGACGATACCGGTGGAGACCATCGAGACCACGGTTGTCGGCGgagacgacgacgacgacgacgaggACGAAGACGGGCAGCCCATGATCGCGCTCCAGCCGCTGGTCACTGACGACCACAGCTCcatccaccaccaccaccaccaccaccaccaccaggagGTGATCCTGGTCCAGACTCGGGAGGAGGTGGTCGGCGGGGATGACTCGGACCTCCATACGGACGGTGGTGATGGATTCGAGGACCAGATCCTCATCCCGGTGCCGGCTCCGGGGGTGGAGGACGAGTACATCGAACAGACTTTAGTCGCCGTGGCTGGAAAGAGCTCGGTGGGACGAATGAAACGGGGAGGCGGCGCGGGTGGGAAGAAAACGGGCAAAAAGAGCTATTTAAGCGGAGCCGACGGAGGTGGGAGGAAATGGGAGCAGAAGCAGGTGCAAATAAAGACTCTGGAGGGGGAATTCTCCGTTACGATGTGGGCATCGG GTGACAACAAAGACATCGACCACGAGTCGGTTGTGGAAGAGCAGATCGTCGGGGAGAACTCCCCCCCGGATTACTCCGAGTACATGACCGGGAAGAAACTCCCCCCCGGCGGCATTCCCGGGATCGACCTCTCGGATCCCAAACAGCTGGCCGAGTTTGCGAG AATGAAGCCCAGAAAGATTAAAGAAGACGACGCCCCTCGGACGATAGCTTGCCCTCACAAA GGCTGCACAAAGATGTTCAGGGATAACTCTGCCATGAGGAAGCATCTCCACACCCACGGACCGCGCGTCCACGTCTGCGCCGAGTGCGGCAAAGCCTTCGTGGAGAGCTCCAAGCTCAAACGTCACCAGCTGGTCCACACGGGGGAAAAGCCCTTCCAG TGCACCTTTGAAGGCTGCGGGAAACGGTTTTCTCTGGACTTCAACCTGCGCACGCACGTGCGCATCCACACCGGAGACCGGCCCTACGTCTGCCCGTTCGACGGCTGCAATAAGAAGTTCGCTCAGTCCACCAACCTCAAGTCCCACATCCTGACACACGCCAAAGCCAAGAACAACCAATGA
- the LOC101158814 gene encoding transcriptional repressor protein YY1 isoform X2 — protein MASGDTLYIETDGSEMPAEIVELHEIEVETIPVETIETTVVGGDDDDDDEDEDGQPMIALQPLVTDDHSSIHHHHHHHHHQEVILVQTREEVVGGDDSDLHTDGGDGFEDQILIPVPAPGVEDEYIEQTLVAVAGKSSVGRMKRGGGAGGKKTGKKSYLSGADGGGRKWEQKQVQIKTLEGEFSVTMWASDIDHESVVEEQIVGENSPPDYSEYMTGKKLPPGGIPGIDLSDPKQLAEFARMKPRKIKEDDAPRTIACPHKGCTKMFRDNSAMRKHLHTHGPRVHVCAECGKAFVESSKLKRHQLVHTGEKPFQCTFEGCGKRFSLDFNLRTHVRIHTGDRPYVCPFDGCNKKFAQSTNLKSHILTHAKAKNNQ, from the exons ATGGCATCCGGAGATACGCTGTACATCGAGACAGACGGCTCGGAGATGCCGGCCGAGATCGTGGAGCTCCACGAGATAGAAGTGGAGACGATACCGGTGGAGACCATCGAGACCACGGTTGTCGGCGgagacgacgacgacgacgacgaggACGAAGACGGGCAGCCCATGATCGCGCTCCAGCCGCTGGTCACTGACGACCACAGCTCcatccaccaccaccaccaccaccaccaccaccaggagGTGATCCTGGTCCAGACTCGGGAGGAGGTGGTCGGCGGGGATGACTCGGACCTCCATACGGACGGTGGTGATGGATTCGAGGACCAGATCCTCATCCCGGTGCCGGCTCCGGGGGTGGAGGACGAGTACATCGAACAGACTTTAGTCGCCGTGGCTGGAAAGAGCTCGGTGGGACGAATGAAACGGGGAGGCGGCGCGGGTGGGAAGAAAACGGGCAAAAAGAGCTATTTAAGCGGAGCCGACGGAGGTGGGAGGAAATGGGAGCAGAAGCAGGTGCAAATAAAGACTCTGGAGGGGGAATTCTCCGTTACGATGTGGGCATCGG ACATCGACCACGAGTCGGTTGTGGAAGAGCAGATCGTCGGGGAGAACTCCCCCCCGGATTACTCCGAGTACATGACCGGGAAGAAACTCCCCCCCGGCGGCATTCCCGGGATCGACCTCTCGGATCCCAAACAGCTGGCCGAGTTTGCGAG AATGAAGCCCAGAAAGATTAAAGAAGACGACGCCCCTCGGACGATAGCTTGCCCTCACAAA GGCTGCACAAAGATGTTCAGGGATAACTCTGCCATGAGGAAGCATCTCCACACCCACGGACCGCGCGTCCACGTCTGCGCCGAGTGCGGCAAAGCCTTCGTGGAGAGCTCCAAGCTCAAACGTCACCAGCTGGTCCACACGGGGGAAAAGCCCTTCCAG TGCACCTTTGAAGGCTGCGGGAAACGGTTTTCTCTGGACTTCAACCTGCGCACGCACGTGCGCATCCACACCGGAGACCGGCCCTACGTCTGCCCGTTCGACGGCTGCAATAAGAAGTTCGCTCAGTCCACCAACCTCAAGTCCCACATCCTGACACACGCCAAAGCCAAGAACAACCAATGA